One stretch of Acidobacteriota bacterium DNA includes these proteins:
- a CDS encoding VapC toxin family PIN domain ribonuclease, producing MKAVDTNILIYAEITSSPQHSRAHQVLTELAQGPAAWAIPWPCIYEFLRLVMHPRVYHPPLPSQVALQDLKAILASPSLVLLSETAVHATILDEVVKQSGVAGDLMHDAHIVALCREHGASELLTGDRDFTRFTGLKITNPFTA from the coding sequence ATGAAGGCGGTCGACACCAACATTCTTATCTATGCAGAGATCACAAGCAGCCCACAGCACTCACGCGCGCACCAGGTCTTGACCGAGCTTGCGCAGGGTCCCGCAGCCTGGGCGATTCCATGGCCGTGTATTTACGAGTTCCTGCGCCTCGTCATGCATCCCCGTGTCTATCACCCGCCCCTGCCTTCGCAAGTTGCTCTGCAGGATTTGAAGGCCATATTGGCTTCGCCGTCGCTGGTGTTGCTCTCCGAAACCGCGGTGCACGCGACGATCCTGGATGAGGTTGTGAAGCAATCGGGAGTCGCGGGAGACCTCATGCACGACGCCCATATTGTTGCTCTGTGCCGGGAGCACGGAGCGAGTGAACTGCTAACCGGCGACCGCGACTTTACTCGATTTACTGGCCTGAAGATCACGAATCCATTCACGGCATGA
- a CDS encoding endonuclease MutS2 yields MNSMPHWSERLLEFDRLREILLAYCGSDPGRLRVASLHPVTDVAWIRQQHELTEEVQQFLDAGGGFDFQGLTDNRKLLKKSAISGAALEISELQDVLRLADRADEWRAIAFTPPASLEQGWPAIRQVSERLADFTLLLRFFRGKILPDGTLDDRASPELVRLRREVEKQKREIQTSLHSYLRHLAEGGAVQDELVTIRGERFVIPVKADQKRRVNGVVHGASSSGQTVFVEPLETIEQNNELMRLLEEENAEVHRILLEMTARVAEHAEALETALDVLAEIELQFAKARLARDYQCVRPMIVNVDAGASPEGGRIHVRLLKARHPVLERNLKLRGARVVPMSLHLEGNDRQLIISGPNTGGKTVALKTVGLIVLMVQSGIPIPADSAELPVFDAVFADIGDYQSIEQNLSTFSAHVSNIDIISKTATAQSLVLLDELGSATDPEEGAALAVAIARHFLDLGATSIISTHHTALKVYATNTPGVVNAAVGFDEKTLQPTYELKVGVPGASAGINIAQRLGLNSQIIAAARQRLAGQTQDIALFLDQLHQQLDAIERERAELRRREQEVARERSRLELEGLKEQRHHVRELEKKLENLLRDFEYQAREAVNAVQERSAAQKLSKDAERRITRLRREFKEQFDSTVVAHRTGADRGDPHARPGEVKHVAEGDTVRLKSLGRDAVVKRKIDQNTFEVEAGIMKMRVPRSDIANVVKSAALERAETPVAAARARGISISLKNENDDLTVPSEINVIGQTVDDATREVEKFVDRAFLAGVPRVRVVHGSGMGILRKALRHFLKSHPHVAMVTEPPQREGGAGATVVELRL; encoded by the coding sequence ATGAATTCCATGCCTCACTGGAGCGAGCGACTCCTGGAGTTCGACCGCCTGCGCGAAATTCTGCTGGCCTACTGCGGCTCCGATCCTGGACGGCTGAGAGTTGCCAGCTTGCATCCGGTTACGGATGTCGCGTGGATCCGCCAGCAGCACGAACTCACGGAGGAAGTCCAGCAATTCCTTGATGCTGGCGGAGGCTTTGATTTCCAGGGGCTGACGGATAATCGCAAACTGCTGAAGAAATCCGCCATCAGCGGTGCGGCGCTCGAAATTTCGGAGCTACAGGACGTGCTGCGGCTAGCGGATCGTGCCGATGAATGGCGTGCAATCGCCTTCACTCCGCCGGCCTCGCTGGAGCAAGGCTGGCCGGCAATTCGCCAAGTGTCTGAACGGCTTGCCGACTTTACGCTCCTGCTCCGATTCTTCCGCGGCAAAATCCTTCCCGATGGCACACTCGATGACCGCGCCTCGCCCGAACTCGTACGGCTGCGACGCGAAGTCGAGAAGCAAAAGCGCGAGATCCAGACATCGCTGCACAGCTACTTACGGCACCTTGCCGAGGGCGGGGCGGTACAGGACGAGCTGGTCACAATACGCGGTGAGCGCTTCGTAATCCCTGTGAAGGCGGATCAGAAGCGCCGCGTGAATGGAGTCGTTCACGGCGCCAGTTCCAGTGGACAAACAGTGTTTGTCGAGCCGCTTGAAACCATAGAACAGAACAACGAACTCATGCGCCTCCTCGAGGAAGAGAATGCGGAGGTCCATCGCATTCTGCTTGAGATGACCGCACGCGTCGCCGAACACGCCGAGGCACTGGAGACAGCCCTCGATGTTCTTGCGGAAATTGAGCTGCAGTTTGCCAAAGCGCGCCTTGCTCGCGATTATCAGTGTGTGCGGCCAATGATAGTCAATGTGGATGCGGGCGCCTCGCCCGAGGGCGGCCGCATCCACGTTCGTCTACTTAAGGCGCGCCATCCCGTATTGGAACGCAACCTCAAACTGCGCGGTGCACGCGTGGTTCCGATGTCGCTTCACCTGGAGGGCAACGATCGCCAGCTCATCATCAGCGGACCGAACACAGGTGGTAAGACGGTCGCGCTAAAGACAGTGGGACTGATTGTTCTGATGGTTCAGTCAGGAATTCCCATACCGGCAGATTCGGCCGAACTTCCCGTCTTCGATGCTGTCTTCGCCGACATCGGGGACTACCAATCCATCGAGCAGAACCTATCGACATTCTCTGCGCACGTGAGCAACATCGACATCATCTCGAAAACTGCAACGGCGCAAAGCCTGGTGTTGCTCGACGAGCTTGGTTCGGCAACGGATCCCGAAGAAGGCGCGGCTCTCGCCGTTGCGATCGCAAGGCATTTCCTCGATCTTGGTGCCACCAGCATCATCTCGACACATCACACCGCGCTGAAGGTTTACGCGACCAATACGCCAGGCGTGGTCAACGCTGCCGTTGGGTTTGACGAGAAGACGCTACAGCCTACTTACGAACTGAAAGTCGGGGTTCCGGGTGCCTCGGCAGGTATCAACATCGCCCAGCGCCTGGGATTGAACTCACAAATCATCGCCGCAGCGCGCCAACGTCTAGCGGGACAAACCCAGGACATCGCTCTCTTTCTTGATCAGCTCCACCAGCAGCTCGATGCTATTGAGCGCGAGCGCGCCGAGCTGCGGAGGCGCGAGCAGGAAGTCGCGCGGGAACGAAGTCGCCTGGAATTGGAAGGACTAAAGGAGCAGCGCCATCACGTGCGCGAGCTCGAGAAAAAACTTGAAAACCTGCTGCGCGACTTTGAATACCAGGCTCGCGAAGCAGTGAATGCAGTGCAAGAAAGATCAGCCGCGCAGAAGCTGTCGAAAGATGCCGAGCGCCGCATCACGCGACTACGCCGCGAGTTCAAAGAGCAGTTCGATTCGACGGTTGTTGCACACCGAACGGGTGCAGATCGAGGCGATCCCCATGCTCGTCCGGGAGAAGTGAAGCACGTTGCGGAAGGCGACACCGTACGCCTGAAATCGCTCGGCCGCGATGCAGTTGTAAAGCGCAAGATCGACCAAAACACCTTCGAAGTAGAAGCCGGCATCATGAAGATGCGCGTGCCGCGCTCTGACATCGCAAATGTCGTCAAATCTGCCGCGCTCGAGCGAGCCGAGACTCCCGTCGCTGCCGCGCGAGCTCGCGGGATTTCCATCTCACTGAAAAATGAGAACGACGATCTGACCGTGCCCAGCGAGATCAACGTCATCGGACAAACGGTTGACGATGCCACGCGCGAAGTAGAGAAATTCGTCGATCGCGCCTTTCTGGCCGGCGTGCCTCGGGTGCGCGTAGTCCACGGTAGTGGGATGGGAATCCTACGTAAGGCGCTGCGGCACTTTCTAAAATCCCACCCTCACGTCGCAATGGTCACAGAGCCCCCGCAGAGGGAAGGTGGAGCGGGAGCAACCGTGGTGGAACTGAGGCTCTAG
- the selB gene encoding selenocysteine-specific translation elongation factor, with protein sequence MKSVIVGTAGHIDHGKTTLVKALTGVDADRLEEEKRRGITIDLGFANLELLSDSGEKLRLGFVDVPGHERFVRNMLAGVGGIDIVLLVIAADEGIKPQTREHFDICRLLAIPRGIVVLTKSDLVDADTLEVVRLEIEDFLRGSFLDPQKTPVIPVSGLSGQGIDQLTRELARMASEIGTKNAGALPRLPIDRAFVMKGFGAVVTGTLIAGTIQREQELELQPSGKRARVRGIQVHGMSTHQARAGERTAINLAGVAVEELARGMMLSQPGALQPTRQIDVRLQLLCDVRPLKNLSRVHLHCFASETVAQVRLLGDKEIEPGSSTLAQLRTAEPLLLIPGDRFIIRQFSPMITIGGGTVLDSFPLPRSTKQLVAARDFLAELERADLSGAIALRTQRRNAGGLRHQDAVRETGRTGHEIDLQAKALIENGKLLAAGDVLIAKGAALDAAMKLLSELEKFQKGNPLAGGMGKETLREKLDLGQAVFSFLLTQLAAGKKIDILGEQVRLAGRGVTMTTDEERARNAIEQAFSTAGLKVPLLKDVLGSLSIDRARSQKIMTLLLREGVLVKLGDELVFHRAALEQLRRLVAAEKSRTPNLDVGRFKDLIGVTRKHAIPLLEYLDRERVTRRVGDLREIL encoded by the coding sequence ATGAAATCGGTCATCGTCGGCACGGCTGGGCATATTGATCATGGCAAGACTACCTTGGTCAAGGCGCTCACCGGCGTAGATGCAGACAGGCTCGAAGAAGAGAAGCGACGCGGGATCACTATCGATCTCGGCTTTGCCAATCTTGAACTATTGTCGGACTCGGGGGAGAAGCTGCGGCTTGGTTTCGTCGATGTTCCCGGACACGAGCGGTTTGTGCGCAACATGCTTGCCGGAGTTGGCGGCATTGATATTGTGCTGCTGGTGATCGCGGCGGATGAAGGTATCAAGCCACAGACGCGCGAGCACTTCGATATCTGCCGGCTGCTTGCGATACCGCGGGGAATTGTTGTTCTCACAAAATCAGATCTGGTTGATGCTGACACGCTGGAGGTTGTACGACTCGAAATCGAAGACTTCTTACGCGGATCTTTTCTTGATCCGCAAAAAACACCTGTCATCCCCGTCAGCGGCCTCAGCGGCCAGGGTATCGATCAACTCACGCGCGAGCTGGCGCGTATGGCTTCCGAAATCGGGACAAAAAATGCCGGCGCTCTTCCTCGGTTGCCGATTGATCGCGCATTCGTGATGAAGGGATTTGGCGCCGTAGTTACGGGCACGCTGATTGCCGGTACCATCCAGCGCGAGCAGGAGCTCGAGCTTCAGCCCTCGGGCAAGCGCGCGCGAGTTCGGGGCATCCAGGTGCATGGCATGTCCACTCATCAAGCTCGTGCAGGCGAGCGTACCGCGATCAACTTGGCAGGAGTTGCAGTTGAGGAACTTGCGCGCGGCATGATGCTCAGCCAGCCTGGCGCTCTGCAACCAACGCGGCAGATCGATGTGCGCCTGCAGTTGCTTTGCGACGTCCGCCCTCTGAAAAATCTATCGCGAGTGCATTTGCACTGCTTTGCTTCGGAAACAGTTGCCCAAGTTCGCCTGCTTGGAGACAAGGAGATCGAGCCCGGAAGCAGTACTCTCGCGCAACTGCGCACAGCCGAACCTCTCCTGCTTATTCCAGGTGATCGCTTCATCATTCGCCAATTCTCTCCAATGATCACGATAGGCGGAGGAACCGTGCTGGATTCGTTTCCACTGCCACGCAGCACAAAACAACTGGTTGCCGCTCGAGATTTCTTGGCCGAGCTTGAACGCGCTGACCTGAGCGGAGCGATCGCGTTGCGCACGCAGCGCCGGAACGCGGGAGGCCTGCGTCATCAGGATGCAGTGCGAGAGACAGGCCGTACAGGACACGAAATCGATCTGCAGGCCAAGGCGCTCATCGAGAACGGAAAACTGCTGGCTGCTGGGGATGTGCTCATTGCAAAGGGTGCAGCGCTGGACGCTGCCATGAAACTGCTTTCAGAATTAGAGAAGTTTCAAAAAGGGAATCCTCTTGCGGGAGGGATGGGCAAGGAAACTCTTCGCGAAAAGCTGGATCTCGGCCAAGCGGTATTCTCCTTTCTGCTCACACAGCTCGCCGCAGGGAAGAAGATCGATATCCTGGGGGAGCAAGTGCGGCTCGCGGGACGGGGGGTCACGATGACCACGGACGAGGAGCGGGCCCGCAACGCTATCGAGCAAGCGTTTTCGACGGCCGGATTAAAGGTTCCGCTGCTCAAGGACGTGCTGGGTTCACTTTCAATTGACCGCGCGCGTAGCCAGAAGATCATGACACTTCTGCTGCGTGAAGGCGTGTTGGTAAAGCTCGGGGATGAGCTCGTCTTTCATCGCGCGGCGTTGGAGCAACTGCGACGATTGGTCGCTGCAGAAAAATCACGAACTCCTAACTTGGACGTTGGACGTTTCAAAGATCTGATCGGCGTGACTCGCAAGCACGCCATTCCCTTGCTTGAGTATCTCGATCGCGAGCGGGTCACACGTAGGGTCGGCGACTTGAGGGAGATTCTATAG